Genomic segment of Oncorhynchus tshawytscha isolate Ot180627B linkage group LG13, Otsh_v2.0, whole genome shotgun sequence:
ATATGTAGGCCTACATCTGTAAAACCAGCATAGCGTACATTTAAAGGGATACTGTACAATCAGGggcggtttcctggacacagattaaaggCCTAGGgcagtgaatatatatatatttccacactatgaggttgtaaTAATAATACTGTGATATTGGGAACATTATGATAATgctcttttagtgtaagagcagtTTGAAATGACCCCCTGAattgttttggtgggatggagcttTGCCCTAATTGCTTAAtcgaccaataagaaagagttctaaaactctctgccaataacaactcattttcagttttcccctccccactcagatcactctcagacagtcctagcaaaattattgcttgagaaatatatctttgctaagaagctatttttgtttctttctttttttaaccattttaatttaaaGCAATCACAGTAACATAATTATTACaaagaaattatttgatattggaCTAAAAAGCCAGCTCAATGAAGAATCTCCATCAGAAATGGTTTTTAGTCCATGACtcggcttaatctgtgtctgggaaaccaccGTTCAAAGTACAGAGCAAGTGTTGGAACCAAAATAATTTTCAATTGTTTCAATCTGAACAGatccataaaaataaaaacaatgtatTCCACTGTTCCAACCAGCAAAATAAAGATCTGAACCGATTCAAACCCCCAAAATAACCATTTATATCGGTCTTTTCTGATCttttttaaacctctgaaatcacttttatttatttatttatttttttacatttagctagacattaaattacttcaccaagtCAGTTTGGATAGAGCAGTGTGATTGACGGACATGTGTAGGCTGTGAAATCCGACTGAAGGAGGaggcacacgtacacacactggcaaagattttcagctgtCAGGCAGACAGTACTCAcacgtttctgagtgacagagtgagggctttaCATGGGTGCTTTGTTGCGTTTTTTTTGTTGTACTGGAAAAAAATACCTTGAACGTAAAATAACTTTATTAAccagttcccatgcttttaaaataactttattaaccagttcccatgcttttaaaataactttattaaccagttcccatgcttttaaaataactttattaaccagttcccatgcttttaaaataactttATTAACCAGTTccaatgcttttaaaataactttattaaccagttcccatgcttttaaaataactttattaaccagttcccatgcttttaaaataactttattaaccagttcccatgcttttaaaataattcTGAAACTCCACTGCTCAGCGGTTGTTGTGCTCCtggcgagagagcgagagtgagagtgagagagagagagaaagagagagatttagcTAGGCCAGTCAGACAGCAGACAGGGAAGGATATAGGAGAGGAGGCTGAATGGGGGCAATGGATTACTGCAAcatgcagactgactgactgagtgctGAATGATAGCTGTACAGATTCCCATAATCACGTCTGAGAAGCGTGTCATCACCCCGGGCCGGGCCCAGGTGCAGAGACAGTATTACATCAAATTGACTCAAAGCAGTGAAACCGCCACTGCTTTTCCAGACAGGCTTCTCTCCAGTCCCGGGACatacatccaaaatggcaccctattctctatagtgcactatataccaGGGACccatagtcaaaagtagtgcagtatatagggaatagggtaccatttgaggcAGAGTGAGTCAGAGTATCAGTGAGGTAAGACCCGGTGGCCGAGCAGGGTTCAGGGTTTCGTGAGATCCGTTGGCACTGGCGGGTCTGGGAGTTGGATAACAGGGCGTGTGGAGGTAGGGAGCGGCAGGAGCAGGGCGGGTGAGGCAGGCGGTGGGACATCAGAGGTTAAGGCCAGCCCTCCCTGACGTATCTAGCACACAGTCCCATTGTTTGCTCGCAAATTCCTGTCGAGTCGAGGAGATTCCATGCAATGTAATGGACTATTATGTTAGAAGCCGGACCTATTCAAAAGCCTAATCAGTTACGCCAAAGATAATGTCTCTGGGGAGTCCCGTGCATAGAGGCATAACTCAGAGGCTGAGGACCATTGTTGCTCGGGCCCAACGGCCCCAGGCCTGTCCATGAGTTGTTAACCTTTTCAGCATCCAGGTACACAGGAACTAACTGCTACCCACCACAGCAGTGCTATAGAAAGGATTAGTGGGTTAACACCGATGTCATACAAGGTCATCTTCTCTTTCTTTTGAAGAACAGATCCAGAGTTTTGAAACCTGAACggaaaagcacagagacccaaggAGCCGTTTGTTAGGACGTTTCGGGATTTAAGGGGTTAAGGGCTTTTGGAGATGTGTAAATGGTGATAATACAATGCTTAGAACAACAACCACTATCATTACTGTTGTCATTATCATCCTGCTGACCGCTGGAACCATAGACAATAACAGTTATCAAACATCCAATCAGTTCCTCTCTATTAAGTTCCTTTGCCTTCTCAAAAGAGTGTATACATATCAGCAGATTGATCTCCGATAAATctctttcctgcagtcaacagGAAATCCTTACAGAACATCATCATGGTGTTATTAAACTATGCGTGCATGAGAAAGAAAATGGAGAAAGTTCTTCTGAACAGGCCAGAGGCACAACGCTTGCTGTTGATTTGGTATTTGGCTAAATAGTCTGGTTAGGTAACGTAGACGTTCCTTCAGATTTGCATTGAGTGTCTCCAGAGCCTGTTGCAGCAGGCATCTGATGGACAgatgaaagggagagaagagggaatagTTTGGAAAAGAAAAACACTTTAAGAAATTAGAAAGAGAATTTTGATCATCTCTTTCAAGAGTgtctatttttttgttgtcactCACCACAAATATAAGTTGCGTGAGGTGCATCACGTGTGCAAGGCTGAGATTTAAGTGGGAGGAGAAATCTGACAGTTTGAAGCAAAGCACTTTGGGGCCAATCCCAACCCGAGTTAAAAGGGCATTGACGGAACGTAATTCCCTTTTTACGAACTTTTCTCTCTATGTGcattctgaccttgaatttaacctctacaggatcggtgccCCCCCCTCTcgcaggacggttgagctaacataggctaaggtgattagcatgaggttgtaagtaacaagaacgttttcttcaggacatagacatatctagtattggcagaaagcttaaattcttgttaatctaactgcactgtcctatttacagtagctattgcagtgaaataataccatgctattgttttagGAGTGTACAGTattgaacttgaaaatgtattaataaaccaattaggcacatttgggcagtcttgatacaacatttgaacataaatgcaatgggtcattggatcagtctaaaactttgcacatagagtgctgtcatctagtggccaaaattgaAATTGCGCCTAGATTGCTAAATCATAtattggcctttctcttgcatttcaaagatgatggagaaaaaatgcatgttttttctttgtattatcttataccagatctaatgtgtacTTCATTTTTTCAATAGAAATAACACCATCCTCCGCGCACTGTAATTTATACtggataagagctattgataagagctaatgataagagctattgataaaaGCTATTGatagagctattgataagagctattgttAAGAGCTAAGAGCTATtaataagagctattgataagagctattgataagagctactgataagagctattgataaaaGCTATTGatagagctattgataagagctattgataagagctattgataagagcttttaataagagctattgataagagctattgttAAGAGCTAAGAGCTATtaataagagctattgataagagctattgaaaAGAGCTactgataagagctattgataagtaATCCGTCTGATTGTGGCAATTTTCTGAATGAATTAAACCACTGTTTTCTTAATTTGGTGCGTaaaggctctccaaccctgtttttttaatgattcataaatactttcctaaacCTAAATAATTTACAAAATCATATTATTTTTAAgtctaccaattggtgctgaaaaggagacaaatatgcatatatttagatggCTATCTTTAACTGATCCCCAATATTCTGAACCTGTTTAATCTATGTAGTCTAGTGAGTCTGTCGACAAAAATCTAATTAAAAGGTGCACCGTTTTTAAATGAAGACTTAAGATAAATGCACTGAAAACCCAATTGAATGAGAGCGTGCAAGGTAGCCACACCTGCAGAGCGTGTTATGCAACtgaataaggtaagtctgaaCACCAAATACTGAGAGAAGTGTGTAGGACAGGCATGGGCAGGAGAGGCGTGGGTAGGACAGGCGTGGGTTGGACAGGCGTGGGTAGGACAGGCGTGGGTCGGACAGGCGTGGGTCGGACAGGCGTGGGTAGGACAGGCGTGGGTAGGACAGGTGTGGGTCGGACAGGCGAGCGGAGGACAGGCGTGGGTCAGACAGGTGTGGGTAGGACAGGTGTGTGTAGGACAGGCGTGGGCCGGACAGGCGAGCGGAGGACAGGCGTGGGTCGGACAGGTGTGGGTAGGACAGGCTTGGGTACGACAGGCGTGGGTAGGATAGGTGTGGGTAGGACAGGTCTGGGAAGGACAGGTGAGGTAGGACAGGTGTCGGTAGGACAGGCGTGGGTAGGGAAGGTGTGGGTAGGACAGGTGTGGGTAGGGAAGGCGTGGGTAGGACAGGTGTGGGTAGGCCAGGCGTGGGCAGGCCAGGCGTGGGTAGGACAGGCTTGGGTAGGGCAGGTGTTGGTAGGACAGGTGTGGGTAGGACATGTGTGGGTAGGACAGGTGTGGGTAGGATATGTGTAGGTAGGACAGGTGTTGGTAGGACAGACGTGGGTAGGACAGGCTGGCAGAGGACAGGCATGGGTAGTAAAGAAGATTTGACATCTTAATAGACTGTGACAGGCTCTGTTGAACCCTGAGTGTATCACACGACACAGACCACACAGGTCAAAGGCACATATTATGTAGTATTGTTGTAACTGACATATACCTTACATGTAACCCAACATAAGTTACCTAAAGAACAGACATTACATTTCAGTGTCTCTTCTCCTATGTGGCTCTAGGCCTGCAGAAAGTGTATATTTACAGAGCTGTCCCCTGACTGTCAATCAGCCAGTGAAATATAACACAGAACGTAGAGAATTCAGTCCCAGGGACCACTAACACACTGGCCACAACCACTGCCCTTATTGAGTTATACGGGCCGAGAAGGAATCTAAGGCTGCGTTTCAAATGGAAAGCTATtacctacatagtccactacttttgaccagagcccataggcaCCCGTAGGATGGGGAACgcagctgcacagctattttcaggtctttccagagatttttgattgggttcaagtccagggtctggctgagccactcaaggataCTCAGAGACTTCTCCCgaggccactcctgcgttgtcttggctgtgtgctttggattgttgtcctgttggaaggtgaacctttgccccaatctgaggtcctgagcgctctggagcaggttttcatcaaggatctctgtactctGCTCAGTTCAtcattccctcaatcctgactagtctcctagtccctgccgctgaaaaacatccccacagcatgatactgacaccaccatgcttcaccgtagggatggtgccaggtttcctccagacgtggcgctgggcattcaggccaaagagttcaatcttggtttcatcagaccagataataaaaaatataaaaattatttcacctttatttaacaaggtacgctagttgagaacaagttatcatttgcaactgcgacctggccaagataaagcatagcataaacttgtttctcatggtctgagagtctttaggtaacttttggcaaactccaagcagactgtcatttgtcctttactgaggagtggcttctgtctggccactttaccataaaggcctgattggtggagtgctacagagatagtTGTTcttatggaaggttctcccatctccacagagtaactatggagctctgtcagagtgaccatgggtctttggtcacctccctgtctAAGGCCCTTCTACCCGATTGCTTGGTTTGGCCATGCTCTTTCCATTAAAAATGTtggaggccagtgtgttcttggggaccttctatGCTGCAGaatttgtttggtacccttccccagatctgtgcctgtcttggagctctacagacaattccagACAAttattttttgctctgacatgcactatcaactgtggggccttacgtagacaggcaggtagcctagtggactgagcttaatttcgagtcccatagcaaagggtctgaataccgaTGTAAATAAGCTGTTTTCTGTTTGTGTCTTTTTATACCTTATCAAACAATGTCTAAGAACctgtttatggggtattgtggtactgtgatgaggggaaaaacgatGTAAGGCGTAACAAATTGTGgggaaagtgaaggggtctgaatactttccgaatgcactgtatgtctcaACAGACCCTTCAGGGAGCGCAGGGAAGGTTGGGTCACTAAGGTGAGGGCTGCTGTTAGAGAATCGCTTCAGATTGACTCAGGCTGGTTGATGTGTGAATTTTGCTGAGTTGAGGCACTTGTCGTATCAGAGAAAGCACAGTTTGAGTATTCCTATATATTGATCGAAATGGAGAGGGGAAAGCACGTCTGACTACCAGAAACGGAGAGAGGAAAGCACGTCTGACTACCAGAAACGGAGAGAGGAAAGCACGTCTGACTACCAGAAACGGAGAGAGGAAAGCACGTCTGACTACCAGAAACGGAGAGAGGAAAGCACGTCTGACTACCAGAAACGGAGAGAGGAAAGCACGTCTGACTACCAGAAACGGAGAGAGGAAAGCACGTCTGACTACCagaaatggagagaggaaagCACGTCTGACTACCAGAAACGGAGAGAGGAAAGCACGTCTGACTACCagaaatggagagaggaaagCACGTCTGACTACCagaaatggagagaggaaagCACGTCTGACTACCagaaatggagagaggaaagCACGTCTGACTACCagaaatggagagaggaaagCACGTCTGACTACCagaaatggagagaggaaagCACGTCTGACTACCAGAAACGGAGAGAGGAAAGCACGTCTGACTACCAGAAATGATGGAGTAAACTAAGCAACATGTAACTTTTGTCCCACTTTTCACACAAAAGATTCTCCCTTGCAGTTGTTTGACAAATTACAGAGTTTGCATTTGTTTGACACAATGATGGAAGGTTGAGGTTAACCTTATTATTCATATCACACTTTGGTATTCTTCCACACAATCACTTTTTAGTCGACACCGCACTTTCTCATTATCTCAGGTCTACAAAAGTCTGACATATGCCCCAAATGGCACagtattccctttatagtggaaagggcgctggtcaaaagtagtgcactatttagggagtagggtgccatttggaacgtacCCTGGGGCTCAAAGGACTTCTGTTCATTCCTGTTATTTATGGATCACATTATTCACTGGTGACTCGACACAAGTgtacattccaaatggcaccctattccctatatagtgcactacttttgaccaaggccctgtgaaaagtagtgcacaacatagggaatacggtggcatttgggatgcatccctaGTCTTTAAAGACTGCCTGTGGTTTGCATTTCCTGGCTATTTTGTTAACAGTAGAGGTGAGCGGTGAAGAGGAGTTCATTTTAAAACAGGTTGGTAAAGATAGATCCCATTCCCACTGCTGCCGCTTCTCTATGTTCCTCCACTATTCAGAAATAAACAGAGAGACGAGGTGAAAGGTCACCGATCTGAGATCAGTGGTTGTAAAGGATTATTCAGGAATCTAATTTGATTACAAACCACTTTGATCCAAATCTACACAATATCTACagcatatctacaacatatctacaacatatctacagcATATCTACagcatatctacaacatatctacaacatttctacagcatatctacaacatatctacagcatatctacaacatatctacaacatatctacagcatatctacaacatatctacaacatatctacagcATATCTACACAATATCTACAAGatatctacaacatatctacagcatatctacaacatatctacagcatatctacaacatatctacagcatatctacaacatatctacagcatatctacaacatatctacaacatatctacagcATATCTACagcatatctacaacatatctacaacatttctacagcatatctacaacatatctacagcatatctacaacatatctacaacatatctacagcATATCTACagcatatctacaacatatctacaacatttctacagcatatctacaacatatctacagcatatctacaacatatctacaacatatctacagcatatctacaacatatctacaacatatctacagcATATCTACACAATATCTACAAGATATCTACagcatatctacaacatatctacagcatatctacaacatatctacaacatatctacaacatatctacaacatatctacaacatatctacaacaacatatctacaacatatctacaacatatctacaacatatctacagcatatctacaacatatctacaacatatctacagcatatctacaacatatctacaacatatctacaacatatctacaacatatctacaacatatctacagcatatctacaacatatctacaacatatctacagcATATCTACagcatatctacaacatatctacagcatatctacaacatatctacagcatatctacaacatatctacaacatatctacaacatatctacagcatatctacaacatatctacagcatatctacaacatatctacagcATATCTACAGCATATCTACagcatatctacaacatatctacaacatatctacaacatatctacagcatatctacaacatatctactacagcatatctacaacatatctacagcatatctacaacatatctacaacatatctacaacatatctacaacatatctacagcatatctacaacatatctacaacatatctacaacatacctacaacatatctacagcatatctacaacatatctacagcatatctacaacatatctacagcatatctacaacatatctgcaacatatctacaacatatctacaacatatccacagcatatctacaacatatctacacatatctacaacatatctacaacatatctacaacatatctacaacatatctacaacatatctacaacatatccacagcatatctacaacatatctacaacatatctacaacatatctacaacatatccacagcatatctacaacatatctacaacatatctacaacatatctacaacatatccacagcatatctacaacatatctacaacatatctacaacatatctacaacatatctacaacatatccacagcatatctacaacatatctacaacatatctacaacatatctacaacatatctacaacatatctacaacatatccACAGCATATCTACAGCTGCTGTTTAGATCACTCCATCCGTTAAAATGAGGATTTGTCAACATTCTAAGGCTCTccgttgtgacatcatcacttccaACTGTCATTTTTGAGCTGAAATCATTAAACTTTTGATGCAAATAATTCCACTTAGACactttgtgtttttgtgtgcaaACAAATTGCCCTTCGGGGACAGTAAAGATCTATCAATATGAATGAATTGAATTGAAGTGAGTTGAAATATaatgtttgtgagtgtgtaaCAGACAGATAGGTAAAGTCATTTTAAATAAGTGTGACAATTTATTTCCCTAAGTTTTGCCAAAACTATCTTGGCGACAAAATTATTTCACAGAAATGACATACAACATATTATCATATCATGGGCCAATATGACTATAAATGAATGCAATAAATAAGACAGGGACAGAACAATGTGCATTAAATATATAGTGATGAATTATTATACAATGTGTATAAATATATAGTGATTAATTATTATACAATGTGTATTACATTTATAGTGATTCATTATTATACAGTGTGTACTAAATGTATAGTGATTCATTATTATACAATGTGTATTAAATATATAGTGATTCATTATTATACAATGTGTATACAGAAAtctcagacaaacagagacagaaatCAATATTAGCAGAAAACTCCCAAGTTCTAATGAATCATTTGGAAAGGTTAGGTCTGTCAAAGGTGAGAAACCTCAGTCAAACTATGACAACACCTGCAATCAATCTGTTGAGTTACTTATGCCGGGCCACAGAGTCAATTCAATAAGTCTATGAGATTGTGATCTCCTTTGAATCCAACATGTTCTTGAAAAGAGCAGACACAAGAGCTTTGGACAGGCTAGCAGCAACAGTGCTTCTGACGCCGTTGTGTAAAGTAGCCCGGTGTCTCAAACTCAGTGACAGTCAAAGGAATGTAGAGATTCAAGTTTCAGTCATTCAAGTCATCAGATATGATCTGAAGTTCTGTTTGAAGGTTGCAGTTGAAGTCCAAAGGGTGTGTCCACAGACAGTAACATGGGAGGACCATCAAGTGTCCATCCTTGTCTTTAGGATGTGGTGTCAGTAACGTTGACACCTGTTCCTCTGATTTCTCCTGCTTGTATCTCCGACCGTCTGCATCTCACTGATGAAGAGGGACACGTTCAGTGGAGATACTGGACGCGGCACCCACCAGCACAGTCATTCATCCCCTTTCATGACGCACACCATTGAGCCAACATGGGGGTCCAGTGGCAGGCTTCCTGTGGAGAATCCAATGCATCTCCAGGGACCACAGCATATGAGTCCCCAATGGCAGGTGGATAGAAAGAGATGGATGGATCTCTACCCTCTGTGAGTGTGACAGAGTATGTGGACATCTCCCACAAGGTGCGCCTGTgtatcctcatctctctcctcatctctcttctcatctccctTCTCTTGGCTTGTGTCGTTGTTTCACCATCCACTTCTCCAGCAGCAGGCAAGCTTTCACTGTGGCCCTTAGAGCTGAGGGGCGAACTGCTTTGTGGTCTCTGTGTTTCACcctggagaaaaagaggagagacctGTTACACACCAATGATCAGACTCAAACAACTTTATTTATCCTCTCAGGGGCTAATATTAATTAATACAGTGTAATTCAGGTAATGTTGATTGTGATTTGCATTGACGTCAATCAGTTGTCAACATCCTAACTAACTAAAACCACAAGGTTGGCCTAACCTGTCATGGTGCAGTCAAACAGACATGCTCAGCAATTTACCTTATATGTTTCCATGTTATTAATGTTTCTAACAGAGCAGACTGACAGGGGTTATGTTTCTAACAGAGCAGACTGACAGGGGTTATGTTTCTAACAGAGCAGACTGACAGGGGTTATGTTTCTAACAGAGCAGACTGACAGGGGTTATGTTTAACAGAGCAGACTAACaggggagcagacagacaggggttatgTTTCTAACagagcagactgacaggtgtTATGTTTCTAACAGAGCAGACTGACAGGGGTTATGTTTCTAACAGAGCATACTGACAGGGGTTATGTTTCTAACAGAGCAGACTGACAGGGGTTATGTTTCTAACAGAGCAGACTGACAGGGGTTAGGGGTTTTTAACAGAGCAGACTGACAGGGGTTATGTTTCTAACAGAGCAGACTGACAGGGGTTATGTTTCTAACAGAGCAGACTGACAGGGGTTATGTTTCTAACAGAGCAGACTGACAGGGGTTATGTTTCTAACAGAGCAGACTGACAGGGGTTATGTTTCTAACAGAGCAGACTGACAGGGGTTATGTTTCTAACAGAGCAGACTGACAGGGGTTATGTTTCTAACAGAGCAGACTGACAGGGGTTATGTTTCTAACAGAGCAGACTGACTGGGGTTATGTTTCTAAACATGATGATACGTGAAAGGAGATGTGACAGAGCAGTCTCTGAGAGAGTTAGGTTTCTAAACACAATGATACCTGGGGCTGATACATGTCTTGGTAGTCTGAGTCTGGGTGTGTAAATTCCATATCACATCTCCCACATAAAGAAAAGATACTAAGAAGATGTTTGTTGCTTTGTTTATTTTCAGTCTCAGCAGAGTGGTTTCTCTTACCTTTGAATCCTAGACGTTTTGGCTGCCAGCTTGAGTTTGCACTGCCGCCTCCAAGCATACTCAGCAAGGGTGGGACGGATCACGGTGTCTGGCACGCGACGGATCACGGTGTCTGGCACGGAACGGATCACGGTGTCTGGCACGGGACGGATCACGGTGTCTGGCACGGGACGGATCACGGTGTCTGGCACGGGACGGATCACGGTGTCTGGCACGGGACGGATCACGGTGTCTGGCACGGGACGGATCACGGTGTCTGGCACGCGACGGATCATTGCTGCTGTCCCGTATctaaagaaagaaagagcgaacGTGTACAATACATGAGCATTGAGTCGACTTTCCATGAATCCTTATGGTTTCGCAACATTTAAGGGAAAAAATAACACGACGACGTGTAAACGTGTTCACACAGGTTACGGTGATTCGCGTTGTTGGCAGCAGCTCAAATGAGAATCGAACTGAATAGATCATCAAGATAAATAGAGACGTATATTTGATATAATGCTACCAAACACAAAATGTGATGTATTTATCGTAATGTGTAAAAGctacaatgttccaacatccacGTTGCAGTAATGGAATGGAACACGCGTAATTACCCCCACATAGCAGGCTAATGCCATTATGCAAATAGGTTCTGACAAGTTAGAACTAAATAAAGTGGTGTGTTAATATTTTGCAACGTGTTATACCTGAGGTGATTTTCCAGCTGACAGAATCTTATACACGTGCCGTCATCTTCGCTGACGCACTGACATCGAGGGTCCTGTTGGGAGACCTCGGGATCCTTGATTGCGCGCTTCTTTCTAGATGCGTTGCCCAGTCCGTAGGAAACCACGCGCCTAAATACATGAACGAAATCATTAGCCAACTGTAACCAAGCCAGCCAGTTACATTACATGGAATTAATAGAATAGAACCGATAGAATCGGTTGGAAAAGTGACGTACTCAGGCGTGTTGACCCATATGATGTCCAGATGACAGAAGTAAACGCACTCCTTGTCTAGGAACGTTGCGCAGGAGCATCGCTTGTTCCTGATGTGGCGCACTGGCACCGGGGGGGCTGGGGTGGCTACCGCTGTTTCTTTTCCCATAGGGGCAGATGTAACTGTGAAGGAGAAAGTACCATGGCATGTTAATTATAACCAATATTGAATCTTTGACAGAAATTGCATATGGATATAATGTTATGACGGGATACTTGGAATGTCAATGGCTTGCTGCAGTAACCTAGCCACCTGTTTGCACAGTCAAATGCCTAAAACGCAGTGCTTATAAGTTTGACAACCTAATCCTTTTCTTCATAATGTTCACACATATAATATTATAACAATATCACAACAATTAATAATCAAATAGGTTACTTATATGACTTCACAGGGGATTCGAGTATTTAGGATTATTatttattgttatattattatattgttcATTATCTACTATTATCTTATTATACTTACACTGATTTGACCGTTTATGTTGAAAGAAATACTGAAACACACATGTATAGCCTATTCAAGAGTTAGGCTAACAAAACATGAGTCTCGTTGCAAGATCTTACCTGTTTGTACAATTCCAG
This window contains:
- the LOC112236432 gene encoding uncharacterized protein LOC112236432, whose product is MDLRIFFSVLSIVYSGIVQTVTSAPMGKETAVATPAPPVPVRHIRNKRCSCATFLDKECVYFCHLDIIWVNTPERVVSYGLGNASRKKRAIKDPEVSQQDPRCQCVSEDDGTCIRFCQLENHLRYGTAAMIRRVPDTVIRPVPDTVIRPVPDTVIRPVPDTVIRPVPDTVIRPVPDTVIRSVPDTVIRRVPDTVIRPTLAEYAWRRQCKLKLAAKTSRIQRVKHRDHKAVRPSALRATVKACLLLEKWMVKQRHKPREGR